The following proteins are encoded in a genomic region of Cataglyphis hispanica isolate Lineage 1 chromosome 1, ULB_Chis1_1.0, whole genome shotgun sequence:
- the LOC126852625 gene encoding teneurin-m isoform X6: MSRLNGRLPGSHAASDHERDPDLEPSCLVRTPSGNFYNIPKIPKNEYNNKNQSTGNSPIKVELQNNMDRVPLPYGHAPSMIPMRRQSIRCHFRKGIDWCSWKLIAIVVIMLSLCLTAALTYVAASNVVNWSYQGTKACTVLVGENTEAKPSSSEANKTSTSSTSTSSQSGGRTRQPSSSGGARTFPARSFPPDGTTFAQVGLGQKLSKEIPPYGYWNMQFYQSEAAYVRFDYSIPRGASIGVYARRNALPTHTQYDLLEVLSGFKARTTRASHVSVIPSIKKEVTQYMEPGHWFLSLYNDDGDPHEVSFIAVIAEDMTHNCPNGCSGKGECLLGHCQCNPGFGGEDCSESVCPVLCSQRGEYINGECQCNPGWKGKECSLRHDECEVPDCNGHGHCTNGKCNCVRGYKGKYCEEVDCPHPTCSGHGFCAEGTCICKKGWKGADCSQMDKEALQCLPDCSGHGNFDLETQTCLCEPMWSGDDCSKELCDLDCGPHGHCVDNACDCLPGWSGELCNLKQCDPRCNEHGQCKNGTCLCVTGWNGKHCTMEGCPNSCSGHGQCRVSNDAQWECQCYDGWDGKDCSVLLEQNCNDGRDNDKDGLIDCADPECCSNHICRSSQLCVSAPKPIDILLRKQPPAITASFFERMKFLIDEGSLQNYARQETFNESMFWNHFNTSRSAVIRGRVVTHLGTGLMGVRVSTSTPLEGFTLTRDDGWFDLLVNGGGAVTLQFGRSPFKPQSHIVFVPWNEVVIIDKIVMSTAEEKPPVHVPHACAAHDYDLMKPVVLATWKHGFQGACPDKSAILAESQVIQESLQIPGTGLNLVYHSSRAAGYLSTIQLQLTPEVIPATLNLIHLRITIEGILFEKTFEADPVIKFTYAWNRLNVYRQRVYGVTTAMVKVGYEYSDCKDIIWDVQTTKLSGHDMSISEVGGWNLDIHHRYNFHEGILQKGDGSNIYLKHKPRVILTTMGDGHQRPLDCYDCDGQASKQRLLAPVALATAADGSIFVGDFNLVRKILVDGTVRTVVRLNATRVSYRYHIALSPLDGVLYISDPESHQIIRVRDTNDYTDPDHNWETVVGSGERCLPGDEAHCGDGALARDAKLAYPKGVAVSADNVLYFADGTNIRMVDRDGIITTVIGNHMHKSHWKPIPCEGTLNVEEVHLRWPTELAINPLDNSLHMIDDHMVLQLAPDGRVKVVAGRPLHCASPSASFDTELATHATLVMPQSIAFGPSGDLYIAESDSQRINRVRVIGTDGKISPYAGAESKCNCLERGCDCFEADHYLASTSKFNTISAVAVSPDGVVHIGDQANYRIRSVTASIPDASGAREYEIYAPDTQEIYVFNRFGQHIATKNILTGETVYLFTYNVNTSNGKLSTVTDAAGNKVFLLRDYSSQVNSIENTKGQKCRLRMSRMKMLHELSTPDNYNVTFDYHGPTGLLKTKLDSTGRSYVYNYDEFGRLTSAVTPTGKVISLTFDLSLKGAIVKVGQNNRKPISMLIKGSSVVTKVGEAEQRTTVLADGSVGRVTPWAHTVSTDSMPYSILAEIEPLLGESYPVPAKQRTEIAGDLANRFEWRYFLRKIQGNKNRGNSKAIAQVGRKLRVNGEILLSLEYDRETNTVAVFMDDRVELLNVTYDRTARPVKWGPRNGIFAGVELEYDRFSRLTSWTWGDISETYGFDRAGRLYEIKYSDGTSMVYAFKDMFSSLPLKVTTPRGSDYLLQYDEAGALQSLTTPRGHIHTFSLQTSLGFYKYQYYSPMNRHPYEILYNDDGQILAKVYPHQSGKVAYVYDHAGKLETTLAGLSSIHYTYQETTSLVRSIDINEPNFEMRIEYKYHAGIVKDEKIKFGSKSGMDNAHYRYQYDGNARISGIEVDINGKQLPQLRLKYNQNLGVLEGVGDLRIYRNVFNRSVMQDSSKQFFTVTDYDEHGRVKTVLMNIRSFDVFRMELEYDNRNRIKMRKLTIGKESMEKKEWSRMEKITYNADGHVLEVADTENNWQYAYDENGNVIGVTEHNEKIVLGYDSGDRVVQYGDVEFNSYDGRGFVVIRGEHKYRYNSRGQLIHASEHKKFQIWYFYDDRGRLVSMNDDRENITQFFYANPKTPDLITHVHFPKLSKTFRFLYDSRDFLMTVETSEQRFYVATDQNGSPLALFDTNGNLIKEMQRTPFGKIIKDTNPDFYLPIDFHGGLFDPNTKLIYLNKRLYDPTVGQWMTPAWEQMANELTTPTDIFIYRFRNNDPVNFKQNVEYMTDLASWLKLYGYDISTMLGSEYTKQMVYQPSATVTSPQLTPDFGVMSGLQCIVNRVQEKFSDLGFVPKPLLKLEPKTRNLLPRVAHRRAVFGEGILVSRVGGRALVSVVDGVNSVVQDVVTSVFNNSYFLPLHFSVHDQDVFYFVKDNALKIRDDMEELHRLGGMFNVSTHETTEHGAGTWKELRLHNPDAAVVIKYGADPEQERHRILKHAHKRAVERAWEIEKQLVMAGFQGRGDWSKEEKDELISRGTVDGYEGVDIHSVHRYPQLADDPGNVAFTRDTKRKRRKSGNRRNRTHRHDS; the protein is encoded by the exons ATGAGCCGGCTCAACGGAAGACTGCCAGGAAGTCACGCAGCGAGTGATCACGAACGCGATCCTGATCTCGAGCCATCCTGCCTCGTACGCACCCCATCCGGTAACTTCTACAATATACCAA AGATACCGAAGAATGAATACAACAACAAGAATCAGTCTACGGGGAACAGTCCAATAAAGGTGGAGCTGCAGAACAACATGGACAG GGTACCTTTACCTTACGGGCACGCCCCGTCGATGATCCCGATGAGGAGACAAAGCATCCGCTGTCATTTCCGCAAGGGAATCGATTGGTGCAGCTGGAAACTAATTGCCATAGTAGTAATTATGCTCTCGCTCTGCTTGACCGCGGCATTAACCTACGTTGCAG CGTCCAATGTAGTGAACTGGTCGTACCAAGGCACGAAGGCGTGCACGGTCCTGGTGGGCGAGAACACGGAGGCGAAGCCGTCGTCGAGCGAAGCGAACAAGACATCCACGTCGTCCACTTCAACTTCATCGCAATCGGGCGGCAGGACGCGACAGCCATCATCGTCAGGAG GTGCGCGAACTTTCCCGGCGCGGTCTTTCCCGCCTGACGGGACGACCTTCGCTCAGGTCGGTTTAGGACAGAAGCTCAGCAAGGAGATACCGCCGTACGGCTACTGGAACATGCAGTTTTATCAATCGGAGGCCGCCTACGTGCGTTTCGACTACAGCATTCCGCGTGGTGCCAGCATCGGCGTGTACGCGAGAAGAAACGCACTGCCCACGCACACGCAGTACGATCTTCTGGAGGTTCTCAGCGGCTTCAAGGCTCGGACCACCAGGGCGTCCCATGTTAGTGTTATT CCCTCGATTAAGAAGGAGGTAACTCAGTACATGGAGCCGGGACACTGGTTCTTGTCGCTTTACAACGATGACGGAGATCCCCATGAAGTCTCGTTTATTGCTGTGATCGCCGAGGATATGACACATAACTGCCCGAATGGTTGCAGCGGCAAGGGCGAGTGTCTCTTAGGGCATTGTCAGTGCAATCCTGGTTTCGGTGGCGAAGATTGCAGCGAGAGTGTTTGTCCTGTTCTCTGCAGCCAAAGAG GCGAATACATAAACGGCGAATGCCAATGCAATCCTGGCTGGAAGGGCAAGGAGTGCTCTCTGCGACACGACGAGTGCGAAGTACCCGATTGCAACGGCCACGGTCACTGCACCAATGGCAAATGTAACTGTGTACGCGGCTACAAGGGGAAGTATTGCGAGGAAGTTGACTGTCCGCATCCGACTTGCTCAGGCCACGGTTTCTGCGCCGAGGGCACGTGCATTTGTAAAAAGGGTTGGAAAGGAGCCGACTGCAGTCAAATGGACAAGGAGGCATTGCAATGCCTACCAGACTGTAGCGGTCACGGAAACTTCGATCTCGAGACGCAGACCTGTCTCTGCGAGCCCATGTGGTCCGGTGATGATTGCTCGAAAG AATTGTGCGATCTCGATTGCGGTCCTCACGGACATTGCGTAGACAACGCCTGCGATTGCTTACCAGGCTGGTCCGGCGAACTCTGCAATCTGAAGCAATGCGATCCTCGTTGCAACGAGCATGGACAATGTAAGAATGGCACATGTCTATGCGTCACCGGATGGAATGGAAAACACTGCACGATGGAGGGCTGTCCAAATTCTTGTTCCGGTCATGGACAGTGCAGGGTGTCAAACGACGCGCAATGGGAATGTCAGTGCTATGACGGCTGGGATGGCAAGGATTGCAGCGTACTTTTAGAACAGAATTGCAACGATGGACGAGACAACGATAAAG ATGGTCTCATTGATTGCGCCGATCCGGAATGTTGTTCCAATCACATATGCCGCAGCAGCCAGCTGTGCGTCTCAGCGCCCAAGCCAATCGATATATTGCTACGGAAACAGCCACCCGCCATTACCGCTTCCTTCTTCGAGAGAATGAAGTTCCTAATCGACGAGGGCAGTCTGCAGAACTACGCTCGTCAGGAGACCTTCAACGAGAG TATGTTCTGGAATCACTTCAACACAAG CCGATCGGCCGTCATACGCGGTCGCGTCGTTACTCATCTCGGCACGGGACTGATGGGAGTGCGGGTCAGTACCAGCACCCCGCTGGAAGGTTTCACACTCACAAGAGACGACGGCTGGTTCGATCTCCTGGTGAACGGCGGCGGTGCCGTAACTCTACAATTTGGCAGATCGCCCTTCAAACCGCAGAGTCATATCGTCTTCGTGCCTTGGAATGAG GTCGTCATAATCGACAAGATTGTTATGAGTACCGCCGAGGAGAAACCGCCCGTCCATGTTCCACATGCATGCGCCGCTCACGATTACGATCTTATGAAGCCGGTCGTCTTGGCGACCTGGAAGCACGGCTTCCAAGGAGCTTGTCCGGATAAGAGCGCCATTTTGGCGGAGTCTCAAGTTATACAAGAGAGCTTGCAAATACCCGGAACGGGGTTGAATCTAGTATATCACAGTTCGCGAGCGGCAGGTTATCTCTCCACCATACAACTGCAGCTAACTCCGGAAGTCATACCAGCGACTTTAAATTTGATACATTTGAGAATCACGATCGAGGGTATACTTTTCGAGAAGACCTTCGAGGCTGATCCAGTGATCAAGTTCACCTACGCATGGAACCGCTTGAACGTCTATCGCCAACGCGTTTATGGTGTTACAACTGCTATGGTAAAGGTTGGCTATGAATATAGCGATTGCAAGGACATTATCTGGGATGTGCAAACGACGAAATTGAGTGGTCATGACATGTCCATCTCAGAAGTCGGCGGCTGGAATTTGGATATTCATCATAGATACAACTTCCACGAGGGTATCTTGCAAAAAGGAGACggctcaaatatttatttgaagcaTAAGCCAAGAGTTATTCTCACCACGATGGGAGACGGTCATCAGAGGCCGTTGGATTGTTACGATTGCGACGGGCAAGCTTCCAAGCAGCGTCTCTTAGCGCCCGTTGCTCTTGCTACAGCAGCAGACGGCTCCATCTTTGTCGGTGATTTCAATCTAGTCAGGAAAATTCTCGTCGATGGAACAGTCAGAACTGTAGTCAGACTAAA cGCAACTAGGGTATCATATCGTTATCACATCGCTCTGAGCCCGCTGGACGGCGTTCTCTACATATCAGATCCAGAATCTCACCAGATCATTCGCGTACGCGACACCAACGATTATACGGATCCCGATCATAATTGGGAGACTGTAGTAGGTTCTGGGGAACGTTGTCTTCCCGGCGACGAAGCTCACTGCGGCGATGGTGCGCTCGCACGAGATGCTAAACTCGCTTATCCCAAGGGCGTTGCCGTCTCCGCCGATAATGTCTTGTACTTTGCCGATGGTACGAATATACGAATGGTCGACCGAGACGGTATCATCACTACGGTGATCGGCAATCATATGCACAAGTCGCACTGGAAACCTATACCTTGTGAAGGAACATTGAATGTCGAAGAGGTTCATTTACGCTGGCCGACTGAATTGGCGATCAATCCCCTAGACAATTCGTTGCACATGATCGATGATCACATGGTTCTTCAGCTGGCACCGGACGGTCGCGTCAAGGTCGTCGCTGGTCGCCCGCTCCATTGCGCCTCTCCATCAGCCTCGTTTGACACAGAACTCGCGACTCACGCTACTCTCGTGATGCCGCAGAGCATCGCATTTGGTCCATCAGGCGATCTTTACATCGCCGAGAGCGATTCTCAGAGAATAAATCGCGTTCGCGTAATCGGTACCGACGGCAAAATATCGCCATACGCCGGTGCTGAATCCAAGTGCAATTGCCTTGAGCGTGGTTGCGATTGCTTCGAGGCCGATCACTATCTAGCGTCCACATCCAAGTTTAATACTATATCTGCCGTGGCAGTTTCACCTGATGGCGTAGTGCACATCGGCGACCAAGCCAACTATCGTATTCGCTCGGTGACGGCGAGCATTCCTGACGCAAGCGGCGCGCGAGAATACGAAATCTACGCACCCGATACACAAGAAATCTATGTATTCAATCGGTTTGGTCAGCACATTGCCACGAAAAACATTCTGACAGGCGAGACAGTATATCTTTTCACATATAATGTCAATACCAGCAATGGCAAGCTCAGCACTGTGACAGACGCAGCTGGTAATAAAGTCTTTTTGTTGAGAGACTACAGCAGTCAAGTGAACTCAATCGAGAATACAAAGGGACAAAAATGTAGACTAAGAATGTCCAGGATGAAGATGCTACACGAGCTGAGCACACCCGACAATTACAACGTTACTTTCGATTATCACGGGCCCACCGGCCTGCTAAAGACGAAGCTTGATAGTACCGGCCGTAGCTACGTTTACAATTATGATGAATTTGGCAGGCTGACTAGTGCAGTGACACCAACCGGCAAGGTGATCAGCTTGACATTTGATCTTAGTCTGAAGGGTGCCATAGTCAAAGTTGGACAGAACAATAGGAAGCCCATTTCGATGCTGATCAAAGGATCATCCGTTGTCACGAAGGTTGGAGAAGCTGAGCAGAGGACAACGGTTCTCGCCGATGGCTCAGTTGGAAGAGTAACACCATGGGCTCACACCGTCAGTACTGATAGTATGCCATACTCGATCCTGGCTGAGATCGAGCCTCTGTTAGGCGAAAGCTATCCCGTGCCGGCTAAACAGAGGACAGAGATCGCTGGTGATCTGGCTAATCGCTTCGAATGGCGATACTTCCTCCGAAAGATTCAAGGAAATAAGAATCGCGGGAACTCGAAAGCGATTGCTCAAGTTGGCAGGAAGCTTCGAGTCAATGGCGAGATCCTGCTGTCTCTCGAATACGACAGAGAAACAAATACCGTAGCTGTGTTTATGGATGATCGGGTGGAACTGTTGAATGTCACATACGACAGAACCGCTAGACCTGTTAAATGGGGACCGAGGAACGGTATCTTTGCCGGCGTTGAACTGGAATACGATCGATTCAGCAGACTGACTAGCTGGACATGGGGTGACATTAGCGAAACATATGGCTTTGACAGAGCGGGTCGATTGTACGAGATCAAATACAGCGATGGTACATCGATGGTGTACGCCTTCAAAGACATGTTTAGCAGTTTGCCACTGAAAGTCACTACGCCGCGTGGAAGCGATTATCTTCTCCAATACGACGAGGCAGGAGCATTGCAGTCGCTGACTACACCGAGGGGACACATCCATACATTCTCTCTTCAAACGTCTCTCGGGTTCtacaaatatcaatattactcGCCGATGAATAGACATCCATATGAGATTCTATACAATGATGACGGTCAAATTCTTGCTAAAGTATATCCTCATCAAAGCGGAAAAGTCGCTTACGTCTATGATCACGCTGGAAAACTCGAAACCACGCTTGCCG gaTTGTCCTCAATACATTACACCTATCAAGAAACGACCAGTCTAGTGCGCAGCATCGACATCAATGAACCAAACTTCGAAATGCGTATCGAATACAAATATCACGCCGGCATCGTGAAGGACGAAAAGATCAAGTTCGGTAGCAAGAGCGGTATGGATAATGCTCATTATCGTTATCAATACGATGGAAACGCGCGCATATCCGGCATCGAGGTCGATATCAACGGCAAACAGCTGCCTCAGCTACGTCTCAAATACAACCAGAATCTTGGTGTACTGGAAGGCGTCGGTGATCTCAGGATATACAGAAATGTCTTCAACCGATCAGTTATGCAGGACAGCAGCAAACAGTTCTTCACAGTCACGGACTACGACGAACACGGTCGCGTCAAAACGGTGCTGATGAACATCCGATCATTCGACGTATTCCGTATGGAGCTTGAGTACGACAATCGCAATCGCATTAAGATGAGGAAGCTCACGATCGGAAAGGAGTCAATGGAGAAGAAGGAATGGTCCAGAATGGAGAAGATCACATATAATGCAGACGGTCATGTGCTCGAAGTAGCGGACACCGAGAATAATTGGCAATACGCGTACGATGAAAACGGTAACGTGATCGGTGTGACTGAGCATAATGAGAAGATCGTTTTGGGCTACGATAGTGGCGATCGAGTAGTCCAGTATGGTGACGTCGAGTTCAACTCATACGATGGACGTGGCTTCGTCGTGATTCGTGGCGAACACAAATACAG ataCAACTCGCGCGGTCAGCTTATTCATGCATCAGAGCATAAGAAATTCCAAATTTGGTACTTCTATGACGATCGCGGCCGATTGGTATCGATGAACGATGATCGAGAAAACATCACTCAGTTTTTCTACGCGAATCCGAAAACTCCGGATCTAATAACGCATGTGCATTTCCCGAAGTTGTCCAAGACATTCCGGTTCCTCTATGATTCGCGCGACTTTTTGATGACTGTGGAGACTTCCGAGCAACGGTTCTACGTCGCAACGGATCAAAACGGTTCACCTCTCGCTCTTTTCGATACCAATGGCAATCTCATCAAAGAGATGCAACGCACGCCATTTGGCAAGATCATCAAGGATACGAATCCAGACTTTTACTTGCCCATCGATTTCCATGGTGGTCTCTTCGATCCTAATACCAAGTTGATTTATTTGAACAAGAGGCTCTACGATCCGACCGTCGGTCAATGGATGACGCCTGCTTGGGAGCAAATGGCCAACGAACTCACCACACCGACCGACATATTCATCTATCGCTTCCGCAACAACGATCCCGTCAATTTTAAGCAAAATGTCGAGTATATGACGGATCTAGCGAGTTGGCTGAAACTTTACGGTTATGACATTTCAACAATGCTCGGTTCTGAATATACAAAGCAGATGGTGTATCAACCAAGCGCTACCGTCACATCGCCGCAATTGACTCCGGACTTTGGCGTGATGTCTGGTCTGCAATGCATCGTAAATCGCGTGCAGGAGAAGTTCTCCGACCTTGGTTTTGTGCCCAAGCCATTGTTGAAACTGGAGCCGAAGACGCGAAACTTGTTGCCGCGAGTAGCCCACCGTCGGGCGGTCTTCGGCGAGGGTATTTTGGTGTCGCGCGTCGGCGGTCGGGCTTTAGTAAGCGTAGTGGATGGAGTGAATAGTGTGGTGCAGGACGTGGTCACGTCCGTATTCAACAATTCGTATTTCCTGCCGCTACACTTTAGTGTGCACGACCAGGATGTCTTTTATTTCGTCAAGGATAACGCGCTAAAAATCCGCGACGACATGGAGGAACTTCATCGTCTCGGCGGCATGTTTAACGTGTCCACGCACGAGACGACGGAGCATGGTGCCGGCACGTGGAAAGAGTTGAGACTGCACAATCCTGACGCGGCAGTGGTGATCAAGTACGGAGCCGATCCGGAGCAGGAGCGGCATCGGATTTTGAAACACGCACACAAGCGTGCCGTCGAACGCGCATGGGAGATTGAGAAGCAATTAGTGATGGCAGGTTTCCAGGGTCGGGGAGACTGGTCTAAGGAGGAGAAGGACGAACTCATTAGTCGCGGCACTGTCGACGGCTACGAGGGCGTCGATATCCACAGCGTGCACAGGTACCCTCAGCTCGCTGATGACCCTGGTAACGTTGCGTTCACCCGCGACACCAAGAGGAAGAGACGGAAGAGCGGCAACAGGCGCAACAGGACTCATAGGCATGACTCGTGA